Proteins from a genomic interval of Methanobrevibacter sp. TMH8:
- a CDS encoding cation transporter: MKINGKTLGGFDKFILMALYVEGALSLKQINDKTIIFISSIWYQQWSEKDKSFLNSVIDSIEKARYFFKKGHANNGNKFEAELGKINSHNNFIRLIEFGLVEKKDDKTYKLTEFGHGTGESLVNTMKKRNKEIDKYLFSTNAVARNNIFVDFLLAVLKLSAGFISGSVGLISDGLDAITDTISAFFVWLGIKFHHEFLSTILVIFMLFVAGISATYESISRIIEILNNTVNPINQVPLVVGVETIAILAAIGLFVYQRHIGRSFNNLTIISQSVDSKNHIFIGSAVIIGAVLSLFNIFWVDAIVGIFIGIGILRDAFNLLKDAKSSYEGEKTDFSKYKTVFGDYMNINHLETFRLWILFAIPNKNVNTQEDLIKSFNDMLNDSYIPVISELELLPNKYLDFKNNFDEVINHLIENNWIKKNENRYEITKSGLEHLDIILSDFDDFDVKFSDSLFLKLSDES; encoded by the coding sequence ATGAAAATTAATGGTAAAACTTTGGGAGGCTTTGACAAATTTATTTTAATGGCTTTATATGTTGAAGGCGCATTAAGTTTAAAACAGATTAATGATAAAACGATTATTTTTATTTCATCAATATGGTATCAACAATGGAGTGAAAAAGATAAATCTTTTTTAAATTCAGTGATTGATAGTATAGAAAAGGCAAGATATTTCTTCAAAAAAGGTCATGCAAATAATGGAAACAAATTTGAAGCAGAGCTTGGAAAGATAAATTCCCATAACAACTTTATTCGATTGATTGAATTTGGTTTGGTTGAAAAAAAAGATGATAAAACCTATAAATTAACTGAATTTGGCCATGGAACAGGAGAATCTCTTGTTAATACCATGAAAAAAAGAAATAAAGAGATTGATAAATATTTATTCAGTACTAATGCTGTAGCTAGAAATAATATTTTTGTTGATTTTTTATTAGCTGTTTTAAAATTATCTGCTGGTTTTATTAGCGGAAGTGTTGGTTTAATATCAGATGGATTAGATGCAATAACAGATACTATTTCTGCATTTTTTGTTTGGTTGGGAATTAAATTCCATCATGAGTTTTTAAGTACAATACTTGTTATATTTATGTTATTTGTAGCAGGGATAAGTGCTACTTATGAATCTATATCTAGGATTATTGAAATTTTAAATAATACTGTTAACCCTATTAATCAAGTTCCATTAGTTGTTGGAGTTGAAACAATTGCAATATTAGCTGCTATTGGGTTATTTGTATATCAACGCCATATAGGAAGATCTTTTAATAATTTAACTATTATTTCCCAATCTGTTGATTCTAAAAATCATATTTTTATTGGATCAGCTGTTATAATTGGAGCTGTTTTATCATTGTTTAATATTTTTTGGGTTGATGCAATAGTAGGTATATTTATAGGAATTGGAATTTTAAGAGATGCGTTTAACCTTTTAAAAGATGCTAAATCTTCATATGAAGGTGAAAAAACAGATTTTTCTAAATATAAAACAGTTTTCGGAGATTATATGAATATTAATCATTTAGAAACTTTTAGATTATGGATTTTATTTGCAATTCCTAATAAAAATGTTAATACCCAAGAAGATTTGATTAAATCCTTTAATGATATGCTTAATGATAGCTATATTCCTGTTATATCAGAACTTGAATTATTACCAAATAAATATTTAGACTTTAAAAATAATTTTGATGAAGTTATTAATCATTTAATAGAGAATAATTGGATAAAAAAGAATGAAAATAGATATGAAATAACTAAATCTGGACTTGAACATTTAGATATTATATTGAGTGATTTTGATGATTTTGATGTGAAATTTTCAGACTCATTGTTTCTTAAATTGTCTGATGAGAGCTG